The following DNA comes from Winogradskyella sp. PG-2.
AAGCTTATTAATTTCAACTTCACAAGCATACTTTGCAATATCCTCTAAAGACATGTAATTGTTGTTATAAGTACTACAAAGAGTTGTTAAACCCGATGTAAATGACGAAGATGAGCCTAAACCAGTCCCAGATGGGATATCTGCGCTAGAATTAAAGTCTACACCAGATATATTAAAATCTTGAAAAACCTGTTTTATGATTCGATGCTGAATATTATCAATACTGTCTACAAGTTCATTTTTTGAGTATTTTAAGAAGTACTTATTTTCTTGAAAATATGGGTGCATTGATAAATAAATATATTTATTTATGGCTACGCTTAATACAGAACCACCATGATTTAAATAATATTCTTTCAAATCACTTCCTCCGCCTGCAAAACTTATCCGTAATGGTGTTCTTGTTATTATCATTTAATTTTTCTTTAGTTCGTTTTTAAAATGTAATCGGTAGCTTCTGCTAGATTATTAAACACAAAGTCTGATTCTATTGAAGGGAAATTATGTTTATCACTACCTGCATGTCCGGTTTTAAGCAATATGGTACTTGTATTTGTGCTTTTACCAGCTGCTATATCTGTATATCTATCACCCACAAACCATGAATTCTTAAGGTCAATATTGTATTGTTGAGCAGCTTTTAAAAGCATTCCTGGCTTTGGTTTTCGACATTTACATTCAATTTTAAGCGCAGTTATTTCTCCTTCAAAACCTACTTTCGGGTGGTGAGGGCAATAAAATAAATCATCTAAAAAGGCTCCTTCATTGCCTAACAACATATCCATCTTTTTATGAATGGATTGTAATTGCTCAACCGTTATAAAACCTTTAGCTATAACTGGTTGATTGGTAATAACAATAACTATATAATCAGATTTATTTAAAGACTTAATAGCTCTTATTGTGCCATCTATCAACTCAAAATCCTCTATATTAGTCAATTGATCAACCTCTTTATTTATTACGCCATCGCGATCTAGGAAGACTGCTTTTTGTTTTTTACTTCTGTTTAACCTCGAAACTTTGCCACTTACTAAGTCCTTTTCAACTTTTACAAATCGATCAGGTGTACCCATATCCTTTATATACTCTGTGGTTTTATATGCATAAAGGTTTTCCGTTTCTACAAGTTGAGGGAAAATATGTTTGCCAAAATCGCTAGCTTTATTTGATGCTATGTATTCAAAAACTTTTGGTGACAAAATATAAAGGGCAGCATTGACCATATTAGAGTACATTAAATTTTCTTTATGTGGCTTAGAAAGAAAAGCAGTTACTCTATTATTTTCATTAACTTCTATTAAATCACTATCATAAGGATGGTCATTTGGATGAACAAGAATGCTACCAATTGCATCTCTATTTTTCAAATCAAAATCTATAAAATTAGCAAGATCTATGTCCATTATTGTATCCCCATAAAACACCATAAACCTATCCTCTATAAGCCCCTCCAACTGTTTTACTGCTCCAGCTGTACTCAAAGGTTTATCTTCAACAACATGCGTAATGTTGACTCCAAAATTTGCCCCATCTCCAAAATGATCTATTATTACACTAGACAGATAACCTGAAAGTATATATATATCTGAAAGTCCATACCGTTTAGCAAGATTAATCTGGTGTTCTAATAATGGTTTCCCATTAATAACAACCATAGGTTTAGGGATCTCTTTAAGCCCTAACCTTGTGCCTTTACCTCCTGCTATTATTACTAGTTTCATAATTAATTAAAAATCTAGCGTTAGTATATATTGGATTGCTTTTCTAACAGCCTCATTAGACGTATTATTAGCTTTCCATCCTAACGTATTTACTTTAGTTAGGTCATAATTAAATTCCGGCACATCGCCTATCCAACCTCTATTCCCTCCAGTATATTTTATAGTTGCGTCTAGTTTCATTTCCTCAATAACCATAACAGCAATATCTTTCACTTTGGTTCTAGAGTTGACCCCTAGATTATAAATATTGAGTCTCTCAGAACTATTTTTCCACACAAATAAAATAGCCTCGACTAAATCCTTGACATATAAGTATGGTTTATACTGCTCTCCATCTCCCAAAACCTCTAGTTCGCTATTATTTTTGTTAAGTTTCTTTATAAAATCGAATATAACGCCATGTGTAGCACGCTCACCCACTACATTTGGAAAGCGAACAATCCAAGCTTGTATTCCATAATTTTCTACAAATGAGGAAATAAAAGCTTCACTAGCCAATTTACCTGCTCCATAATGAGAAGCGGGCTGAAGAGGTCCATAATTTTCATGTAAAAGGTCTGCTGTATCTCCATAAATTGCAGAAGTAGAAGAAAATACAATCTCCTTGGTCTTATATTTCTTCATCATCTCCAACACACGATACGTCGTCATAAACGTATGGTCTTTATCGACATTAGGATTATCATGGCTCACTGCGATGTCTGAATTTGCAGCCAGATGAATGACTGTGTCGAAATTACCTTCAGCAAAAATGGCGTCTAGAGTTTCTGATAGAATATCTGCCTTGATGAACTTAAAGTTTTTATTATCTAATAAATGCTTTATATTATTCATTCTACCAAGTGATAGATTATCGATAACTGCGATTTTGTTATCGTTAATTAATGCATCACATAAATGACTTCCAATAAAGCCTGCACCACCAGTTATTAGAATTGATTTCATATTAAATGTTTGTTTCTTTAATTTCCTTTTTCCCTTTTAAACCACTTAAAAGTTTACTTCCTGCAAGACTTGATCGCATCTCAACTGATAACATAGAGAATACTTTAAACGCTGTAATACTTATGCCAGCCAGAATAGGATTCCATAAGTAAGGAACATGGTTATATCTTGCTTTAAAATTGTATTTCCAATGCTGTTCGTTACGGGCTTCTTCAATATCGAGTACTCTATAATTGACTAAAAATTCATCAATATTGGCGAATACACAATTCTTCCTCATCAATCTCAACCATAATTCTAAATCCTCAGAACACTTAAATTCTTCATTATAACCACCAAACTTTTTTAAGGTTTCTATTCTTAACATTATCGAAGGATGCGCAACACCGGTTGTGAACAAAAAGGTTTTTTTTATGTCATTATGAGCTGTCTTATACTTTCTTTTGGATATGATCTTATTGTCCTTATCTACAAGAATTAAGTTCGTTCCTAAAACATCAATATCATCGTGTGATTCTAAATACGTTACTTGTTTTTCAAACCTGCTTAGCTCACAATAATCGTCACTATCTATTCTTGCCATATATTTTCCAGTGGCACCAGCAAGACCAATGTTTAAAGATTTTACAAACCCTTGTTTTTCTTTGTTCACTATAATTTGAACTCTATTGTCTTTAGCTGTATATGATTTGATAAAATCTAAATTCACATCTGATGGTTCAAACACAATAATGAATTCAAAATCTTTAAACGTTTGATTCAATACTCTATCTACACATAAGATGAAATTTTCTCTATCTTCGTTATACGTTGTCATTACAACACTGATTAATGGGTGCTTTGTCTCCATAGGCTTTCTATTCAAAAATTGTTTTATAAGGAAAGCCACCATGTGTACCAAGTTCCAACAAGACTTCTAGTTCAAAAAATAATAAGGCTACTGCTAAGACCCCAAGCTTTAGAGTCCAGTTATTTTCATTTTTTATATATAATGGAAGTACTAATACTTTTATATATACAA
Coding sequences within:
- a CDS encoding HAD-IIIA family hydrolase, with product MKLVIIAGGKGTRLGLKEIPKPMVVINGKPLLEHQINLAKRYGLSDIYILSGYLSSVIIDHFGDGANFGVNITHVVEDKPLSTAGAVKQLEGLIEDRFMVFYGDTIMDIDLANFIDFDLKNRDAIGSILVHPNDHPYDSDLIEVNENNRVTAFLSKPHKENLMYSNMVNAALYILSPKVFEYIASNKASDFGKHIFPQLVETENLYAYKTTEYIKDMGTPDRFVKVEKDLVSGKVSRLNRSKKQKAVFLDRDGVINKEVDQLTNIEDFELIDGTIRAIKSLNKSDYIVIVITNQPVIAKGFITVEQLQSIHKKMDMLLGNEGAFLDDLFYCPHHPKVGFEGEITALKIECKCRKPKPGMLLKAAQQYNIDLKNSWFVGDRYTDIAAGKSTNTSTILLKTGHAGSDKHNFPSIESDFVFNNLAEATDYILKTN
- a CDS encoding NAD-dependent epimerase/dehydratase family protein encodes the protein MKSILITGGAGFIGSHLCDALINDNKIAVIDNLSLGRMNNIKHLLDNKNFKFIKADILSETLDAIFAEGNFDTVIHLAANSDIAVSHDNPNVDKDHTFMTTYRVLEMMKKYKTKEIVFSSTSAIYGDTADLLHENYGPLQPASHYGAGKLASEAFISSFVENYGIQAWIVRFPNVVGERATHGVIFDFIKKLNKNNSELEVLGDGEQYKPYLYVKDLVEAILFVWKNSSERLNIYNLGVNSRTKVKDIAVMVIEEMKLDATIKYTGGNRGWIGDVPEFNYDLTKVNTLGWKANNTSNEAVRKAIQYILTLDF
- a CDS encoding glycosyltransferase; amino-acid sequence: METKHPLISVVMTTYNEDRENFILCVDRVLNQTFKDFEFIIVFEPSDVNLDFIKSYTAKDNRVQIIVNKEKQGFVKSLNIGLAGATGKYMARIDSDDYCELSRFEKQVTYLESHDDIDVLGTNLILVDKDNKIISKRKYKTAHNDIKKTFLFTTGVAHPSIMLRIETLKKFGGYNEEFKCSEDLELWLRLMRKNCVFANIDEFLVNYRVLDIEEARNEQHWKYNFKARYNHVPYLWNPILAGISITAFKVFSMLSVEMRSSLAGSKLLSGLKGKKEIKETNI